A single region of the Salvia miltiorrhiza cultivar Shanhuang (shh) chromosome 8, IMPLAD_Smil_shh, whole genome shotgun sequence genome encodes:
- the LOC131001499 gene encoding glycine-rich cell wall structural protein-like, whose protein sequence is MKFKGLVLFVLLLLACSILAEESEAEHQGDELLEANQGRGGLCQGGRRCCGGFLRGRCSRWCCKHSANEVELEHDVNDGGGGYGGGGGGGGGQGGGKGGGGGGGGGGQGGGKGGGEYGGGGQGGGKGGGQGGGKGGGGGKGGGEGGGQGGGKGGGEYGGGGQGGGKGGGEGGGQGGGKGGGEYGGGGQGGGKGGGQGGGKGGGGGVGGKGGGEGGGQGGGKGGGGYGGGGQGGGKGGGEGGGQGGGKGGGENGGGGESGGQGGGKGGGESGGGGHGSGKGGGQSGGKGGGDYGGGGKGGGEGGGHGGGGGQGGGYGGGRGGGKGGGGYGGGGGGSGGHGGGKGGGGGGHGGGYGGGKGGGGGGYEDIKN, encoded by the exons AGCTGAGGAATCTGAGGCTGAGCATCAAG GTGATGAGCTCTTAGAAGCCAACCAAGGTAGAGGTGGCCTCTGCCAAGGCGGCCGGAGGTGTTGCGGCGGTTTTCTCCGTGGCCGCTGCTCGCGGTGGTGTTGCAAGCATTCAG CTAATGAAGTGGAGCTAGAGCACGATGTGAACGACGGTGGTGGTGGatatggtggtggtggcggtggtggtgggggcCAAGGCGGAGGGAAaggtggcggtggcggtggaggtggtggtggccAAGGTGGAGGGAAAGGAGGAGGTGAATATGGTGGTGGAGGCCAAGGCGGCGGAAAAGGTGGTGGCCAAGGAGGAGGGaaaggtggtggtggtggaaaaGGTGGCGGAGAAGGTGGTGGGCAAGGAGGAGGCAAAGGTGGAGGTGAATACGGTGGTGGAGGACAAGGCGGAGGGAAAGGCGGCGGAGAAGGTGGTGGGCAAGGAGGAGGCAAGGGTGGCGGTGAATACGGTGGTGGAGGACAAGGCGGAGGAAAAGGTGGAGGCCAAGGAGGAGGGaaaggtggtggtggtggtgttgGTGGAAAAGGTGGCGGAGAAGGTGGTGGGCAAGGAGGAGGCAAGGGTGGCGGTGGATACGGTGGTGGAGGACAAGGCGGAGGGAAAGGTGGCGGAGAAGGTGGTGGGCAAGGAGGAGGCAAAGGTGGCGGTGAAAACGGTGGTGGCGGAGAAAGTGGTGGACAAGGGGGAGGCAAAGGTGGTGGTGAATCCGGTGGTGGCGGCCACGGCAGCGGAAAAGGTGGTGGGCAAAGCGGAGGAAAAGGAGGAGGTGATTACGGTGGTGGTGGTAAAGGCGGCGGAGAAGGTGGTGGgcatggtggtggtggcggacaGGGCGGAGGATATGGTGGTGGGCGTGGCGGTGGAAAAGGCGGCGGCGGatatggtggtggtggcggcggcagtGGAGGCCATGGCGGTGGaaaaggcggcggtggtggcggccATGGCGGAGGATATGGTGGTGGGAaaggcggaggaggaggaggctaTGAAGATATCAagaattaa
- the LOC131001502 gene encoding transcription factor bHLH30-like encodes MFSIPSLYDMGTCSDSYDIVGMLSSPTNSDNPNLSPRSMAEAKAVAASISHKEAERRRRKRINGHIATLKSMLPNTIKTDKASLLGEAVRRVKELKKSAAELEEGPSEADELKVWQCEKTGLMKAALSCDDRPEIIVDMIEALKAAEAKVVRAEMSTVGGRTKSVLWVTQNDAGLGPLRRALKMVMDKSTLEASSGQGLPATKRPRYYHL; translated from the exons ATGTTTTCTATTCCAAGTTTGTATGATATGGGGACGTGTTCGGATTCATACGACATTGTGGGAATGCTGAGTTCGCCCACAAACTCCGACAATCCAAACCTCAGCCCAAGATCCATGGCGGAAGCCAAAGCAGTCGCCGCCAGCATCAGCCACAAGGAAgcggagcgccgccgccgcaaGAGAATCAACGGCCACATCGCCACCCTGAAATCCATGCTCCCCAACACCATCAAG ACGGACAAGGCGTCCCTGCTGGGAGAAGCCGTGAGGCGCGTGAAGGAGCTGAAGAAGAGCGCGGCGGAGCTGGAGGAGGGGCCGAGCGAGGCGGACGAGCTGAAGGTGTGGCAGTGCGAGAAGACGGGACTGATGAAGGCGGCATTGTCGTGCGACGACAGGCCGGAGATAATCGTGGACATGATAGAGGCACTGAAGGCGGCGGAGGCGAAGGTGGTGAGAGCGGAGATGTCGACGGTGGGGGGGAGAACCAAGAGCGTGCTGTGGGTAACCCAAAACGACGCCGGATTGGGCCCGCTGAGGCGGGCGCTGAAAATGGTCATGGACAAGTCGACGTTGGAGGCGAGTTCGGGACAGGGATTGCCGGCCACCAAACGCCCCCGTTACTATCACTTGTGA